Genomic segment of Longimicrobiales bacterium:
TCCAGTGGGTACACAGCTATGTCACCCAGGACAAGATCTACTGCGTCTACATCGCTGAGAGCGAGCAGCTGATCCGCGATCACGCGGAGCGCTCCGGCTTCCCGGCCAACCGAGTGTCGGAGGTAAGGGCGATGATCGATCCCACTATGGCGTACGCCAACGCTGCGGCCTGAACGGCTGCGTCCACGGAAAGGAATACCGAAATGAGAATCACATCAACGCGCGGCTTCGCCTCCGCGCTCGTTCTGTCGGGTGCCGTTCTGGGCGCCTGCGATCCGCAGGCTGAGCCGATCGAACCCTACTTCGCGGCGTCGGTCGAAGCGGCCGACGCGCCCGCGGCGACGAGTGCCGACGCCGGGCTGCTCGCGGAGCTGCGCGAGGTGACGGCGCGATTCCACAACATGGAAACCGCAGTGGCGGCAGGATACGAGACGCAGATCACGCCATGCTGGGCCCACCACTCGGCTGGAGCCATGGGATAC
This window contains:
- a CDS encoding DUF4242 domain-containing protein; this translates as MPKFVIERDIPGAGAMSRDELHGASALSCGVLDDLGPDIQWVHSYVTQDKIYCVYIAESEQLIRDHAERSGFPANRVSEVRAMIDPTMAYANAAA